The Humulus lupulus chromosome 3, drHumLupu1.1, whole genome shotgun sequence genome window below encodes:
- the LOC133821789 gene encoding uncharacterized protein LOC133821789 isoform X1, producing the protein MQLVINDSHNEDISEREPILCQSESSHRSVESSASCEIITIGGDHAISDEDGLNVRVEDNCQLVNADQPQCRICLDSEGEDLIAPCHCKGTQKFVHRSCLDNWRSTKEGFAFAHCTECRAMFLLRANVPVDRWWLRLKFQFLVARDHAFIFIVVQLIVAFLGVLVYNFYGEELREMFGYEEHPYGFYTMAVLAILLVGLLYGFFIAIICGQRISERHYHVLAKQELTKEYVVEDREGNKNVPELDPSHVTELRMLGLF; encoded by the exons ATGCAATTAGTTATAAATGATAGTCATAATGAAGATATTTCAGAACGTGAGCCCATCTTATGCCAGTCTGAGAGCTCGCACAGATCGGTAGAATCTTCTGCATCCTGTGAAATCATAACCATTGGAGGGGATCATGCTATCTCTGATGAAGATGGGCTAAATGTTCGAGTTGAAGACAACTGCCAACTGGTGAATGCAGATCAACCACAATGCCGTATATGCCTCGATTCTGAAG GGGAAGACTTGATTGCTCCCTGCCACTGCAAAGGCACTCAGAAGTTTGTCCATAGGTCGTGTCTTGACAATTGGAGGTCCACAAAG gagGGCTTTGCCTTTGCTCACTGTACTGAATGCAGGGCTATGTTCTTGTTACGTGCAAATGTTCCTGTTGATCGCTGGTGGTTGAGATTAAAATTCCAATTTCTTGTTGCTAGGGATCATGCATTCATTTTCATTGTCGTTCAACTG ATTGTGGCATTCTTAGGAGTGCTGGTTTATAACTTTTATGGGGAAGAACTTAGGGAAATGTTTGGTTATGAAGAACACCCATATGGATTTTATACAATGGCTG TTTTGGCTATTCTTTTGGTGGGTTTGCTCTATGGTTTCTTCATAGCCATAATATGTGGACAAAGGATCAGCGAACGCCATTACCATGTTCTTGCTAAACAAGAACTAACAAAG GAATATGTTGTAGAAGATCGAGAAGGTAATAAGAATGTTCCTGAACTTGACCCCAGTCATGTGACCGAGCTGAGGATGTTGGGCCTCTTTTAG
- the LOC133821789 gene encoding uncharacterized protein LOC133821789 isoform X2, with protein MQLVINDSHNEDISEREPILCQSESSHRSVESSASCEIITIGGDHAISDEDGLNVRVEDNCQLVNADQPQCRICLDSEGEDLIAPCHCKGTQKFVHRSCLDNWRSTKEGFAFAHCTECRAMFLLRANVPVDRWWLRLKFQFLVARDHAFIFIVVQLIVAFLGVLVYNFYGEELREMFGYEEHPYGFYTMAAKCPQLCFRSWVNDGRFL; from the exons ATGCAATTAGTTATAAATGATAGTCATAATGAAGATATTTCAGAACGTGAGCCCATCTTATGCCAGTCTGAGAGCTCGCACAGATCGGTAGAATCTTCTGCATCCTGTGAAATCATAACCATTGGAGGGGATCATGCTATCTCTGATGAAGATGGGCTAAATGTTCGAGTTGAAGACAACTGCCAACTGGTGAATGCAGATCAACCACAATGCCGTATATGCCTCGATTCTGAAG GGGAAGACTTGATTGCTCCCTGCCACTGCAAAGGCACTCAGAAGTTTGTCCATAGGTCGTGTCTTGACAATTGGAGGTCCACAAAG gagGGCTTTGCCTTTGCTCACTGTACTGAATGCAGGGCTATGTTCTTGTTACGTGCAAATGTTCCTGTTGATCGCTGGTGGTTGAGATTAAAATTCCAATTTCTTGTTGCTAGGGATCATGCATTCATTTTCATTGTCGTTCAACTG ATTGTGGCATTCTTAGGAGTGCTGGTTTATAACTTTTATGGGGAAGAACTTAGGGAAATGTTTGGTTATGAAGAACACCCATATGGATTTTATACAATGGCTG CAAAATGTCCACAACTCTGTTTTCGTTCGTGGGTAAATGATGGTAGATTCTTATGA
- the LOC133821791 gene encoding uncharacterized protein LOC133821791 yields MARSLSQTLTLTRHLSPKSPQPSCSSILLAHRTQSSLPSHTNDLADLTDAASSSSDPLLRKLEDAIHRIIVRRSAPDWLPFVPGSSYWVPPPLSRNYGLTQLVEKLANPLTEEESMSTTTVRGWPSSDYFIQGASPHQIESVEENSNKLSKSEND; encoded by the exons ATGGCAAGATCTCTCTCCCAAACCCTAACCCTAACTCGTCACCTTTCCCCCAAATCCCCTCAGCCATCGTGTTCCTCCATCCTCCTCGCTCATCGCACCCAATCCAGTCTGCCCTCTCACACCAACGATCTCGCCGATCTAACCGACGCCGCATCTTCTTCCTCCGATCCCCTTCTCCGGAAGCTCGAAGACGCCATCCACCGTATTATCGTGCGCCGATCCGCCCCCGATTGGCTCCCCTTCGTTCCCGGATCATCGTACTGGGTCCCTCCCCCGCTCTCCCGTAACTACGGCCTCACCCAGCTGGTTGAGAAGCTAGCTAATCCCTTGACCGAGGAGGAGTCCATGTCCACCACCACTGTTAGGGGTTGGCCTTCTTCGGATTATTTCATTCAAG GTGCATCCCCTCATCAGATAGAGTCAGTAGAGGAAAATTCCAATAAACTTTCTAAATCAGAGAACGATTAA
- the LOC133821792 gene encoding uncharacterized protein LOC133821792 isoform X1, producing the protein MERVRGCCFLIVCVVLVFFASSIIGEKESGCSGSGSCSSDEYETKPTTESSTEGVTATSKLDKLKTLLKTAQTHLFPPNLDFRGGEEIGGGEKGAVGKSFDQGVETVEGSAKTAAKIAGETVTKAKDTVQHTFSKDDSYDDQQAEL; encoded by the exons atggagagagTTAGAGGGTGTTGTTTTCTGATAGTGTGTGTGGTGTTGGTGTTCTTTGCAAGCTCCATAATTGGAGAGAAAGAGAGTGGTTGCAGTGGTAGTGGGAGTTGTAGTAGTGATGAGTATGAAACGAAACCCACTACAGAATCTTCGACAGAGGGAGTCACAGCCACATCAAAGTTGGACAAGCTTAAAACTCTTCTCAAAACTGCTCAAACACACTTGTTTCCTCCTAATCTTGA TTTCAGGGGTGGTGAAGAAATTGGTGGTGGAGAGAAAGGAGCTGTAGGAAAGAGCTTTGACCAGGGTGTGGAGACAGTGGAAGGGTCTGCAAAAACAGCTGCCAAAATAGCTGGGGAAACTGTCACAAAGGCCAAGGACACAGTCCAACACACCTTTTCCAAGGATGATAGTTATGATGATCAACAAGCTGAGCTCTGA
- the LOC133821792 gene encoding uncharacterized protein LOC133821792 isoform X2 — translation MERVRGCCFLIVCVVLVFFASSIIGEKESGCSGSGSCSSDEYETKPTTESSTEGVTATSKLDKLKTLLKTAQTHLFPPNLEGGEEIGGGEKGAVGKSFDQGVETVEGSAKTAAKIAGETVTKAKDTVQHTFSKDDSYDDQQAEL, via the exons atggagagagTTAGAGGGTGTTGTTTTCTGATAGTGTGTGTGGTGTTGGTGTTCTTTGCAAGCTCCATAATTGGAGAGAAAGAGAGTGGTTGCAGTGGTAGTGGGAGTTGTAGTAGTGATGAGTATGAAACGAAACCCACTACAGAATCTTCGACAGAGGGAGTCACAGCCACATCAAAGTTGGACAAGCTTAAAACTCTTCTCAAAACTGCTCAAACACACTTGTTTCCTCCTAATCTTGA GGGTGGTGAAGAAATTGGTGGTGGAGAGAAAGGAGCTGTAGGAAAGAGCTTTGACCAGGGTGTGGAGACAGTGGAAGGGTCTGCAAAAACAGCTGCCAAAATAGCTGGGGAAACTGTCACAAAGGCCAAGGACACAGTCCAACACACCTTTTCCAAGGATGATAGTTATGATGATCAACAAGCTGAGCTCTGA